One Fictibacillus halophilus genomic window, ACAATAAACAGAGGACCATGTAATTTCCTAGCAAAACGGCTAAGTTCTGATCTGTGAAGTAACCCATCACCAGTAGGACAAATAAGCTTAAATACCCTACCCTTTTCCCACCGTATAAGAACGACAATATGATGGCAACCGATTTAAAATCATATTTATAGATTTCAGAATAAACGACTGGCTGGCTCATCGTGAAAACTAAAATGATAAGCATGAGCAAAAAGAATCTCGAAGTAACTTTCTTCCGTTCTTCATCTCTTTCGTTAAAGAACACTTGATAAATAAGGATTGTAAAAAGGATAAAGACCACGTGTAAGCACATGCTTTGTATCGACTCTAACATTCTGTTCCCTACTTCCTTGATTTACCTGCCTTACATGATTTTCGACAACTTCTAAGCATATCCTTGTCAAAACGACGAATTTTCTAGGTATTACTATCTATAATTTTTATAAAAAAATGCACTTCTCCCATTTGGAAGAAATGCACGTTTTTTACCTAATTCAGATTAATATTAGAAAGCTCTACTAAAAACTTGTCCTCGAAAACGTAAAGCATCCTGTGCTCGAATACGCTGACTCTCACTCAATTCACCTATATCGACCCATTTGTAGTCAGAGTGTTCTGTGCTGAGAACAATTTCAGCATCTTCTGAGATCATACATCGGAATATCGCTGCTTGAGTGTTAATTGTACTGTGATAATATAATCCCGTTAAAACAGGATCTATCACATCAATACCAAGCTCTTCTCTACATTCGCGGAACAATGCCTGATGAATCGTTTCACCTGAATCCACAGCACCCCCAGGCAAACTCCAACCTTTGTTTCCGTAAGTTCGTTTTAACAATAGCACCTTATTCTCTGCGTTAAATATCATGGCATGAGAACCGAATCGAAACGTATCAAGAATCGTCAAATGAATCCCT contains:
- a CDS encoding NUDIX hydrolase — encoded protein: MTILDTFRFGSHAMIFNAENKVLLLKRTYGNKGWSLPGGAVDSGETIHQALFRECREELGIDVIDPVLTGLYYHSTINTQAAIFRCMISEDAEIVLSTEHSDYKWVDIGELSESQRIRAQDALRFRGQVFSRAF